A window of Salvelinus sp. IW2-2015 unplaced genomic scaffold, ASM291031v2 Un_scaffold1748, whole genome shotgun sequence contains these coding sequences:
- the LOC112071861 gene encoding sodium-coupled neutral amino acid symporter 2 — protein MKQATAKTEMSRFSISPDEDSSVSSNSHEYSSCPTKKVPIDSQYPDMDAESQNFLPDYHLDKKKYETDYHPGTASFGMSVFNLGNAIMGSGILGLSYAMANTGIALFVILLVAVSIFSLYSVHLLLKTANEGGSLVYEQLGYKAFGMPGKLAASISITMQNIGAMSSYLYIVKYELPIVIQAFVGANNGEWYANGDYLVILVSVVIILPLSLLRNLGYLGYTSGFSLLCMVFFLIVVIYKKFQIPCPFIPNMDVILNETVSKVLNNTVGFLNTTNVVYNEDVCTPKYFVFNSQTVYAVPILTFAFVCHPAVLPMYEELKDRSRRKMQGVANVSFLAMFIMYLLAALFGYLTFNVHVEPELLHTYSKVYKSDVILLIVRLAVLTAVTLTVPVVLFPIRTSVNQLLCASKEFSWIRHTIITMVLLASTNCLVIFVPXIRDIFGFIGASAAAMLIFILPSAFYIKLVKKEPMKSVQKIGASIFLCSGFFVMIGSLTLITLDWISNASQAADGH, from the exons ATGAAACAGGCCACTGCAAAGACAGAGATGAGTCGCTTCAGCATTTCCCCTGATGAGGATAGCAGTGTCAGTTCCAATAGTCATGAATACAGCTCCTGTCCAACCAAGAAGGTTCCTATTGACAG TCAATATCCCGATATGGATGCGGAGAGTCAAAACTTCCTTCCAGACTACCACCTGGACAAGAAGAAGTATGAAACGGATTAT CATCCAGGCACCGCCTCTTTTGGGATGTCAGTCTTCAACCTGGGCAACGCTATTATGGGCAGTGGCATCCTTGGTCTTTCCTATGCCATGGCCAACACTGGCATTGCACTCTTTGT aATTCTCCTGGTGGCTGTGTCCATCTTCTCCCTGTACTCTGTGCACTTGCTCCTAAAGACAGCCAATGAAGGAGGGTCGCTGGTCTATGAACAGCTGGGTTACAAGGCCTTCGGCATGCCCGGGAAACTGGCTGCATCCATCTCCATCACCATGCAGAACATCGGAG CCATGTCCAGCTACCTCTACATTGTGAAGTACGAGCTGCCGATCGTTATCCAAGCCTTCGTGGGAGCTAACAACGG AGAGTGGTATGCGAACGGGGACTATCTTGTGATCTTGGTGTCAGTTGTCATCATCCTGCCACTCTCACTTCTCAGGAACCTTG GTTACCTTGGTTACACAAGTGGTTTCTCCCTGCTTTGCATGGTGTTCTTCCTGATTGTG GTGATCTATAAGAAGTTCCAGATCCCGTGCCCTTTCATTCCTAACATGGATGTGATACTGAACGAGACGGTTAGCAAGGTCCTGAACAACACGGTGGGCTTCCTCAACACCACCAACGTCGTCTACAATGAGGACGTCTGCACACCCAAATACTTTGTCTTCAACTCTCAG ACTGTGTATGCTGTTCCTATCCTGACGTTCGCCTTTGTCTGCCACCCCGCCGTCCTGCCCATGTACGAGGAGCTTAAAGA TCGTTCCCGTAGAAAGATGCAGGGCGTGGCCAACGTGTCTTTCCTGGCCATGTTCATCATGTACCTGCTGGCTGCTCTCTTCGGATATCTGACCTTCAACG TGCATGTGGAGCCCGAACTTCTGCACACCTACTCCAAGGTCTACAAGTCTGACGTGATCCTACTCATCGTTCGTCTGGCCGTGCTGACAGCTGTCACCCTGACTGTCCCTGTGGTGCTGTTTCCC ATCCGCACGTCGGTCAACCAGCTGCTGTGTGCCTCCAAGGAGTTCAGCTGGATCCGCCACACCATCATCACCATGGTTCTGCTGGCCAGCACAAACTGTCTGGTCATCTTCGTYCCCWCCATCAGAGACATCTTYGGCTTCATYG GTGCATCTGCGGCAGCCATGTTGATCTTCATCCTGCCCTCGGCCTTCTATATCAAACTGGTCAAGAAGGAGCCCATGAAGTCTGTGCAGAAAATTGGG gcatcCATCTTCCTGTGCAGTGGTTTCTTCGTCATGATCGGCAGCTTGACCCTCATCACCCTTGACTGGATCAGCAACGCCTCACAAGCCGCCGACGGACACTAG